From one [Ruminococcus] lactaris ATCC 29176 genomic stretch:
- the fba gene encoding class II fructose-1,6-bisphosphate aldolase, translating to MLVSATEMLQKAKAGHYAVGQFNINNLEWTKAILTTAQELNSPVILGVSEGAGKYMTGYKTVVGMVNGMMEELGITVPVALHLDHGSYEGCLKCVEAGFSSIMFDGSHYPIDENVEKTKELVKIAHEHGMSIEAEVGSIGGEEDGVIGKGECADPEECKMVADLGIDFLAAGIGNIHGKYPANWEGLSFETLDAIQQRTGIMPLVLHGGTGIPDDMIKKAISLGVAKINVNTECQLSFADATRKYIEAGKDLEGKGFDPRKLLKPGTDAIMATVKEKMELFGSVGKA from the coding sequence ATGTTAGTATCAGCTACAGAAATGCTTCAGAAAGCAAAAGCAGGTCATTACGCAGTTGGCCAGTTCAACATCAACAACCTTGAGTGGACAAAGGCAATCCTGACAACAGCTCAGGAGCTTAACTCTCCGGTTATTCTTGGAGTATCAGAGGGTGCAGGAAAGTACATGACAGGTTATAAGACTGTTGTGGGAATGGTAAATGGAATGATGGAAGAACTTGGAATTACAGTTCCGGTTGCTCTTCATCTTGATCACGGCAGCTACGAAGGATGCCTGAAATGTGTAGAAGCAGGATTCTCATCCATCATGTTTGACGGATCTCATTATCCGATCGACGAGAACGTTGAGAAGACAAAAGAACTTGTAAAGATCGCTCATGAGCATGGAATGTCTATCGAGGCTGAGGTAGGTTCCATCGGTGGAGAAGAAGACGGAGTCATCGGAAAAGGTGAGTGTGCTGATCCAGAAGAGTGTAAGATGGTAGCTGATCTTGGAATTGACTTCCTTGCAGCAGGTATCGGTAACATCCACGGTAAATACCCGGCTAACTGGGAGGGATTAAGTTTTGAGACTCTGGATGCGATCCAGCAGCGTACAGGTATCATGCCGCTCGTACTTCACGGTGGTACAGGTATCCCGGACGATATGATCAAGAAAGCAATTTCTCTTGGAGTTGCTAAGATTAATGTAAATACAGAGTGTCAGCTTTCATTTGCAGATGCTACACGTAAGTACATCGAGGCAGGAAAAGATCTTGAGGGCAAAGGATTTGACCCACGTAAACTTCTGAAGCCAGGTACAGATGCAATTATGGCTACAGTAAAAGAAAAAATGGAGTTATTCGGATCTGTCGGAAAAGCCTGA